GGCTTCTCCTCGGAGGCGGGCTGGGCGTCCTTGCGGAGCGCGGCGACCTGCTCGTCCTGCTCACGGGCCTTGCGCAGCAGATCTTCCATGTGCGCCGCCGATTCGGGGATCTCGTCGGCGACGAACTCGAGGGTGGGGGTCAGCCGGATGTTGAGGTTCTTGCCGAGCTCGTGGCGCAGCACGCCCTGGTTCGCGGCCAGGACCGCCTCGGCGCCGGCGCGGGAGTCCTCGTCCGGGGCCATCACCGTGTAATACACGGTGGAGTGCTGGAGATCGTTGGTCACGCGGGCGTCGGTGACGGTGATGAGCTCGGCGCGCTCATCCTTGACCCGGCGACGCAGCGCCTCGGCCACGATCACCTTGATGCGCTGCGCCAGTCGGGCGGCGCGTGCTGGATCTGCCATGGGATGGTCCTTTCAAAAATTCTGTGTCCCAGCCTAGCCCCG
The nucleotide sequence above comes from Nesterenkonia halotolerans. Encoded proteins:
- the rbfA gene encoding 30S ribosome-binding factor RbfA, with protein sequence MADPARAARLAQRIKVIVAEALRRRVKDERAELITVTDARVTNDLQHSTVYYTVMAPDEDSRAGAEAVLAANQGVLRHELGKNLNIRLTPTLEFVADEIPESAAHMEDLLRKAREQDEQVAALRKDAQPASEEKPYRWQVEEDESSEDDDGSGTRRASEAN